In Armatimonadota bacterium, the following proteins share a genomic window:
- a CDS encoding site-specific DNA-methyltransferase, giving the protein MSDRQTSWGPDNPHPLSRMKTELVWEGKYDEYGNRRAVKLPETPLPLQRIETIDEPRDRARVLAARQGDLFDQDEFHKSKHRDDFRNMLIWGDNKLALAALLKDFRGQVDLIYIDPPFDVKADFTMEVDLGEGSERQPKEQSILEAVAYRDMWGEIGDAYPQFMYERLALARDLLSSRGAIYLHCDWRMSGVLRSILEDSGAFGTEGFLNNVVWVYGASARGAKAIAQQFARNHDDLFYFRKSTDHKFFGDALERAYTFEEAKKAGFRRDDDNRWFKTAPRGDYTDESVEGLRREGRIHETRTGNIRIKYFLEERNGIVIERVPAGDSWMDIPDAMHLPEAELTGYDTQKPEALLGRVVRSSCPDGGLILDFFCGSGTTCAVAEKLGRRWIGVDLGRYAVHTTRKRLVQVQRELHQKGEPYRSFDVYNLGRYERQWWQMDRLKGSDDEHRALVLKFYRATPLANPPHPALHATKAGAYVHVDEIDGLLSFDELRDVAKAVANVAGIEDLQTSGLTPTGKRVKLTCLAWEFEMDLRLRAQALEAQYGLEIQLTYIPREIMEANRNEIQFFDAGAVDAEPVKTQLEGKTVVDVKLTGFFPALTEVPDKEMEELRDRAVRSPFDFIDFWAVDFEHADGKPFEHHWQDFRTRKDRSLKTTSTCQWQYDTRGKKRICVKVIDVFGVDTTKVIEVDV; this is encoded by the coding sequence ATGAGCGATCGGCAGACATCCTGGGGACCGGACAACCCGCACCCGTTGAGCCGGATGAAGACGGAGCTGGTGTGGGAGGGGAAATACGACGAGTACGGGAATCGGCGCGCTGTCAAGCTGCCCGAGACGCCACTCCCTCTTCAGCGAATCGAGACAATCGACGAGCCCCGTGACCGGGCCAGGGTGCTTGCTGCCAGGCAAGGGGACCTTTTTGACCAAGATGAGTTTCACAAGTCCAAACACCGCGACGACTTCCGCAACATGCTCATCTGGGGCGACAACAAGCTGGCGCTCGCGGCGCTGCTCAAGGACTTTCGCGGACAGGTCGACCTGATCTACATCGATCCACCTTTTGACGTGAAGGCGGACTTCACCATGGAGGTTGACTTGGGGGAAGGGTCTGAGCGACAGCCAAAGGAGCAGTCGATCCTGGAGGCGGTCGCATATCGAGACATGTGGGGGGAGATTGGCGACGCCTATCCGCAGTTTATGTACGAACGCCTTGCTCTGGCTCGCGATCTTCTTTCTTCAAGGGGAGCTATCTACTTGCACTGCGACTGGCGCATGAGCGGCGTACTGCGCTCAATCCTCGAAGACTCCGGAGCTTTCGGTACCGAAGGATTCCTCAACAACGTTGTCTGGGTCTATGGCGCAAGCGCGCGCGGTGCAAAGGCCATCGCGCAGCAATTTGCCCGTAACCACGACGATCTCTTCTACTTTAGAAAGTCAACTGATCACAAGTTCTTTGGTGACGCTCTGGAACGCGCCTACACCTTCGAGGAGGCAAAGAAGGCTGGATTTCGCCGAGATGACGACAACCGTTGGTTCAAGACTGCACCACGAGGCGACTACACAGATGAAAGCGTTGAAGGGCTTCGGCGAGAGGGGAGAATCCACGAGACCAGGACCGGGAACATCCGGATCAAATACTTCCTGGAGGAGCGAAACGGCATCGTAATAGAACGGGTTCCAGCAGGGGACAGCTGGATGGACATACCAGACGCCATGCACCTTCCAGAAGCCGAACTGACCGGCTACGACACACAAAAGCCAGAAGCACTTCTCGGGCGAGTGGTGAGGTCGTCTTGTCCGGATGGGGGCCTGATCCTGGACTTCTTTTGTGGCTCTGGAACCACGTGTGCGGTAGCGGAGAAGCTTGGCCGGCGATGGATTGGGGTCGACCTGGGACGGTACGCTGTCCATACGACTCGGAAGCGACTCGTTCAAGTTCAGCGCGAACTTCACCAGAAGGGAGAACCGTACCGATCATTCGACGTTTACAACCTGGGGCGCTACGAGCGGCAATGGTGGCAGATGGACCGGCTCAAAGGCTCTGATGACGAGCACCGGGCCCTTGTGCTCAAGTTCTATCGAGCCACACCGCTCGCCAATCCCCCCCATCCTGCCCTTCATGCCACCAAGGCCGGCGCCTACGTTCATGTCGATGAGATTGACGGCCTTCTCAGCTTCGACGAGCTTCGGGATGTCGCTAAGGCCGTCGCCAACGTAGCCGGAATTGAGGACCTTCAGACGTCGGGGCTAACGCCGACCGGCAAACGTGTTAAGCTCACCTGCCTCGCCTGGGAGTTCGAGATGGACCTGCGGCTTCGCGCCCAAGCCCTCGAAGCCCAGTACGGTCTTGAGATCCAGCTCACCTATATCCCTCGTGAGATCATGGAGGCCAACCGCAACGAGATCCAGTTCTTCGACGCTGGAGCTGTTGACGCGGAACCTGTCAAGACTCAGCTTGAGGGCAAGACGGTGGTCGACGTGAAGCTGACCGGTTTCTTCCCAGCCCTCACCGAGGTGCCCGACAAAGAGATGGAAGAGCTTAGGGACCGCGCCGTTCGCTCGCCCTTCGACTTCATCGACTTCTGGGCTGTGGACTTCGAGCACGCGGACGGCAAGCCCTTCGAACACCACTGGCAGGACTTCCGAACGCGCAAGGACCGAAGCCTCAAGACCACCAGCACTTGCCAATGGCAGTACGACACGCGCGGCAAGAAACGCATCTGCGTGAAGGTCATCGACGTGTTCGGCGTGGACACGACCAAGGTGATCGAGGTGGACGTGTGA
- a CDS encoding DEAD/DEAH box helicase family protein gives MAVRHARQETHLREGHRRVRRGHDQGDRGGRVSEDPIRNPLEPLFAPWEEPDKHRIKPAAEGDSPIKFGRRPSKCLLVPYLRGLVRDWRHGGYAGATETSKTLLRHWFDTDHANGFRYHFCQREATETAIYLYEVVRYRRPTEMFSSILPEDHRDYNALTALPDAEDLWARYCAKMATGSGKTKVMSLLIAWSFFNAKYEAGSEMPKHFVLIAPNLIVFDRLCSDFAGDWVFSKDPILPPEFASDFNVQVVKQDDPGGSSYEGTIYLTNIHRLFEKEEDSKATAKGSLLGPDVQKAKVYKVGEALRARIAEHPGVMVLNDEAHHLHDPESAWNDAIQAIHRQNLSKGHRGVQLQMDFTATPKHNDGMLFRHVICDFPLGEAVDAGIVKVPVIGRSKDIKKDESGGDAFEEYRSHLLLGYQQYEGAYEEWSGSHKPILFVMCENATKATEIAKRLNEDKEKFPLLHGRVLNLHTRLKGKLVTRKVGKQEFQEFVYSETQIKDDDLRWLREQSAELDEPDSRYRCVVSVLMLREGWDVRNVTTIVPLRPYSAKSNILAEQTLGRGLRRMTPPGLECRAERVTVVEHPNFTAFYQEELALEGLDVIIEDLGKTKAQTASVFVDFKNKPVQDLELEIPLVSDAIETTARLDELIFDAVEKRFRENLKPLPIKSRSAGTIQLVERTMITDEVVKVYEIDRGLLSLGATAPSVYVRALEKGCRVHGTNAILQPLITRFIEELLFEKKVSLFSGEVDHRMSDPDVREWINFVFAPLIREKTHTETKRIRRSAGTRLSTWKPYQASYTPSRPCEKADRTMFNLVPCANGFESEFTSFLDDCDDVVAFAKNAGPQKLTIDYMKAAGRRALYWPDFIARLENGNYALIETKGQIDVDAARKAQAAVEWCKSASASGTTWSYVFVVQSVFNENVDLKLSALARASMPRLKALLETLKKGQAELPLEATPEELRDDKATAFLKEFGITGIPARWRSDITMAINQFEYDCRMNHPHFSAAFGTLWIPFEELSGEIQVQLIKPRLPQGVAAEGQYFNPYLDDLHNADKSILQRQQRNLKKNVKDLAFNNRAGVLLTCIDYAINPRWSSVSAPGVWEDVRATFCTPSFRTIYPKLAAVGEFRNKHVGHGEERLTDANLARTKLGEWIQVLCELDRLGTEI, from the coding sequence ATGGCAGTACGACACGCGCGGCAAGAAACGCATCTGCGTGAAGGTCATCGACGTGTTCGGCGTGGACACGACCAAGGTGATCGAGGTGGACGTGTGAGCGAGGACCCAATCCGCAACCCCCTGGAGCCCCTCTTCGCGCCTTGGGAAGAGCCAGATAAGCACCGCATAAAGCCCGCCGCCGAGGGGGACAGCCCGATCAAGTTTGGCCGGCGTCCGAGCAAGTGCTTACTCGTTCCTTACCTTCGCGGACTGGTTCGCGATTGGCGGCACGGCGGATATGCCGGGGCAACGGAAACGTCTAAGACGCTCTTGCGCCACTGGTTCGACACCGACCATGCGAACGGCTTTCGGTACCACTTTTGCCAGCGCGAAGCCACCGAGACCGCCATCTACCTCTACGAAGTGGTCCGCTACCGGCGGCCAACGGAGATGTTCTCCTCGATCTTGCCGGAGGACCATCGGGACTACAACGCCCTGACCGCTCTGCCAGACGCCGAGGACCTTTGGGCGCGCTATTGCGCCAAGATGGCGACCGGCAGCGGCAAGACCAAGGTAATGAGCCTGCTGATCGCTTGGAGCTTCTTCAACGCCAAGTACGAAGCCGGAAGCGAGATGCCCAAGCACTTTGTGCTGATCGCGCCGAACCTCATCGTCTTCGATAGGCTCTGCTCGGACTTCGCCGGCGATTGGGTCTTCAGCAAGGACCCCATCCTTCCGCCCGAGTTCGCGAGCGATTTCAACGTGCAGGTGGTCAAGCAAGACGACCCCGGAGGGTCGAGTTACGAAGGCACGATCTACCTGACCAACATTCATCGCCTCTTCGAGAAGGAAGAGGATTCGAAGGCAACGGCCAAGGGGTCGCTGCTTGGACCCGACGTTCAGAAAGCGAAGGTCTACAAGGTTGGCGAAGCTTTACGCGCGCGCATCGCGGAGCATCCGGGGGTGATGGTGCTGAACGACGAGGCGCACCATCTACACGACCCCGAGTCCGCATGGAACGACGCCATCCAGGCCATCCACCGCCAGAACCTCAGCAAGGGCCATCGTGGCGTGCAGCTTCAGATGGACTTCACCGCCACCCCGAAGCACAACGACGGGATGCTCTTTCGACACGTCATCTGCGACTTTCCGCTCGGCGAAGCGGTTGACGCGGGGATCGTCAAGGTTCCTGTCATCGGGCGGTCCAAAGACATCAAGAAGGACGAGTCGGGCGGCGACGCCTTCGAGGAGTACCGATCCCACTTGCTGCTCGGCTACCAGCAATATGAGGGCGCATACGAGGAGTGGAGCGGATCGCACAAACCAATCCTGTTCGTGATGTGCGAGAACGCGACCAAGGCCACCGAAATCGCCAAGCGCCTCAACGAGGATAAGGAGAAGTTCCCGCTTCTACATGGGCGCGTCCTGAACCTCCACACGCGCTTGAAGGGCAAGCTGGTGACCCGCAAGGTCGGAAAGCAGGAGTTCCAGGAGTTCGTCTACAGCGAGACACAGATCAAGGACGACGACCTGAGATGGCTGCGCGAGCAGTCGGCTGAGCTGGACGAGCCCGACAGTCGATACCGGTGCGTTGTCTCGGTCCTGATGCTCCGTGAGGGTTGGGACGTTCGCAACGTCACCACAATCGTTCCTTTGCGGCCGTATTCGGCCAAGTCGAATATTCTGGCGGAGCAGACCCTCGGACGGGGACTGCGTCGCATGACGCCGCCTGGACTAGAGTGCCGCGCAGAACGGGTTACGGTGGTAGAACACCCGAACTTCACCGCGTTCTACCAAGAGGAGCTCGCCCTTGAGGGCCTCGACGTGATCATCGAGGACCTGGGCAAGACCAAAGCCCAGACGGCAAGCGTATTCGTTGATTTCAAGAACAAGCCCGTCCAAGACCTGGAGCTTGAGATCCCCTTGGTTTCCGACGCCATCGAGACGACTGCCAGGCTTGACGAGTTGATCTTCGATGCCGTCGAGAAGCGCTTTCGTGAGAACCTGAAGCCCCTTCCGATTAAGTCCCGAAGCGCCGGGACGATCCAGCTTGTGGAGCGGACCATGATCACCGATGAGGTCGTTAAGGTCTATGAGATCGACCGCGGGCTTCTGTCTCTGGGAGCCACCGCGCCGAGCGTCTACGTGAGAGCACTCGAAAAGGGGTGCCGCGTCCATGGCACCAATGCGATCCTACAGCCCCTGATCACCCGCTTCATCGAAGAGCTGCTGTTCGAGAAAAAGGTCTCCCTCTTCAGCGGGGAGGTCGATCACAGGATGTCCGATCCCGATGTCCGGGAGTGGATCAACTTCGTTTTTGCGCCGCTGATCCGGGAAAAGACCCACACGGAGACCAAGCGCATCCGCCGAAGCGCGGGAACTAGGCTTTCAACCTGGAAGCCGTACCAGGCAAGCTACACGCCGAGCCGTCCGTGTGAGAAGGCGGACCGAACCATGTTCAACTTGGTGCCCTGCGCCAATGGGTTCGAGTCTGAGTTCACTTCGTTCCTGGACGACTGCGACGACGTTGTCGCGTTCGCCAAAAATGCCGGTCCACAGAAGCTCACGATCGACTACATGAAGGCTGCGGGCCGAAGGGCGCTCTATTGGCCGGACTTCATTGCACGCCTTGAGAACGGGAACTACGCCCTGATCGAAACGAAGGGTCAGATTGACGTTGACGCGGCTCGCAAAGCCCAGGCGGCTGTGGAATGGTGCAAGTCAGCATCGGCTTCAGGAACGACCTGGTCCTACGTGTTCGTGGTCCAGTCGGTCTTTAACGAGAACGTCGACCTCAAGCTCAGCGCGCTAGCCCGAGCCTCGATGCCAAGGCTCAAGGCACTTCTGGAAACGCTCAAGAAGGGCCAGGCAGAACTGCCGCTGGAGGCAACGCCGGAAGAGCTGAGGGACGACAAAGCGACCGCGTTCCTAAAGGAGTTCGGGATCACTGGCATCCCCGCGCGATGGCGATCCGACATCACGATGGCGATAAACCAGTTCGAATACGATTGCCGCATGAATCATCCGCACTTCAGCGCGGCATTCGGGACGCTCTGGATTCCGTTCGAGGAGCTCTCAGGGGAGATTCAGGTTCAACTCATCAAGCCGAGGTTGCCGCAAGGCGTTGCCGCAGAGGGCCAGTACTTCAACCCTTACCTAGACGACCTTCACAACGCGGACAAATCGATTTTGCAGCGCCAGCAGCGTAACTTGAAGAAGAACGTCAAGGACTTGGCCTTTAACAATCGCGCGGGCGTTCTCTTGACATGCATCGACTACGCCATCAATCCCCGATGGTCATCGGTGTCGGCGCCGGGCGTTTGGGAAGATGTCCGCGCCACGTTCTGCACGCCCTCATTCAGGACGATCTACCCGAAGCTTGCGGCAGTCGGTGAGTTCCGCAACAAGCACGTCGGCCACGGCGAGGAAAGACTAACCGATGCGAACCTTGCTCGGACCAAGCTGGGAGAGTGGATTCAGGTCCTCTGCGAGCTTGACCGCCTTGGAACCGAAATCTGA
- a CDS encoding tyrosine-type recombinase/integrase, translating to MATRRSDGRWMARRNVNGKPVYGYGASEEEADADLESKLIPLIGPLGASPTTLHELAKEVWYPHIEQLAPLTQKRYEGVYTNHIRGRLGNLPLEAITPMAIRRWLNGMVADSDSTKRYVLEILKGILMHAVRMELIGRNPCSAISLPKNYRKRERILDLDAALRLLDGVRQSKLSAPVFLAATMSLRRSEIAGLKWNDLDRRKGELHIVRQRQAVRPYGVIERELKTSESARTLYLSARMIEEIDARGDLDSAYITTFGGRPWVPDTITEFWRAERNGFGLPDWHFHDLRHLAAGLLAAAGCDLLVIAAVLGHRKPDMTLLYTSVSQSRRREGADKMAQLFARKRTFDTRLTLSQSKKEPNGGDDGIRTHDLCSSMLELNDKCRLCTRM from the coding sequence ATGGCAACACGGAGAAGCGACGGTCGCTGGATGGCGCGCCGGAATGTCAACGGCAAGCCAGTGTACGGCTACGGAGCGAGCGAAGAAGAAGCGGACGCGGACCTGGAGTCCAAGCTCATCCCCTTGATCGGCCCGCTCGGCGCAAGCCCGACGACCCTACATGAGCTGGCGAAAGAGGTGTGGTATCCGCACATCGAGCAGCTAGCTCCCCTGACTCAGAAGCGCTACGAAGGCGTCTACACGAATCACATTCGCGGCCGCCTCGGCAATCTGCCGCTTGAGGCGATTACGCCCATGGCCATCCGCCGATGGCTTAACGGGATGGTCGCCGATAGCGACTCGACGAAACGTTACGTGCTTGAGATCCTCAAGGGAATCCTGATGCATGCGGTCCGGATGGAACTGATCGGGCGGAACCCATGTTCTGCCATCAGCCTGCCAAAGAACTACCGCAAACGCGAACGGATTCTGGATCTGGACGCGGCATTGAGGCTCTTGGACGGTGTCCGACAGTCAAAGTTGTCGGCACCGGTATTCCTCGCAGCCACCATGTCGTTGAGGCGAAGCGAGATTGCCGGCCTGAAGTGGAATGATCTTGACCGGCGCAAAGGCGAGCTTCACATCGTGCGGCAGCGACAGGCGGTCAGGCCCTACGGCGTCATCGAACGTGAACTCAAAACGTCAGAAAGTGCCCGCACCTTGTACCTGTCCGCGCGCATGATCGAGGAGATCGACGCACGAGGCGACCTCGACAGCGCCTATATTACGACCTTTGGCGGAAGGCCCTGGGTGCCGGACACGATCACGGAGTTCTGGCGCGCAGAGCGGAATGGCTTCGGCCTGCCCGATTGGCACTTCCACGACCTGCGACACCTCGCTGCAGGCTTGCTTGCGGCCGCAGGTTGTGACCTACTCGTCATCGCAGCGGTGCTTGGCCACAGGAAGCCCGACATGACGCTGCTCTACACGTCCGTATCACAGTCCCGAAGGCGCGAAGGCGCCGACAAGATGGCCCAACTCTTCGCGCGCAAGCGGACCTTTGACACTCGTTTGACACTCAGCCAGTCGAAAAAGGAACCTAATGGTGGAGATGATGGGATTCGAACCCACGACCTCTGCAGTTCGATGCTCGAATTGAACGACAAATGTCGGTTATGCACTAGGATGTGA
- a CDS encoding DNA adenine methylase has protein sequence MGSKRSMLESGLGQVLSDHAPSANRFVDLFAGSAAVSWHVAERHRVPVFAVDTQEYSRVLAGAVVSRTEAPSNPGRMWDRWVRDASEWIAKSEGAWLSFAYQAMDWDSRTKGFVADVRKHCRTLGGPITRAYGGHYFSPAQAIILDGLRATIPGEASCPEIYLAALVIAASECVAAPGHTAQPFQPTSTAAPFLFEAWRRDIWGHARRAFLDLSTRHARSKGSAAVSDALIVAKKLEERDVVFIDPPYSGVQYSRFYHVLETLARGSEVTPEGTGRYPSFQERPHSHFSLKSKSQSAFESLARVVAIQGSTCIVTYPSGECSNGLSGDMVIDTLTGLFQVQRIANSSTFSTLGGNGTQRAARLRVDELILVCTPR, from the coding sequence ATGGGGTCTAAACGGTCGATGCTCGAATCGGGCCTGGGTCAGGTCCTCTCGGACCACGCGCCTAGTGCCAATAGATTCGTGGATCTTTTTGCTGGCTCAGCTGCAGTGAGTTGGCACGTCGCTGAGCGCCACCGAGTACCCGTCTTTGCGGTGGATACCCAGGAATATTCGAGGGTTTTGGCCGGCGCCGTCGTTAGCAGAACTGAGGCTCCGTCGAACCCAGGACGAATGTGGGATCGGTGGGTGCGCGATGCCTCCGAGTGGATTGCCAAGAGCGAGGGGGCTTGGTTGAGCTTCGCATACCAAGCAATGGATTGGGATTCCCGAACGAAGGGTTTCGTTGCGGACGTCCGGAAGCATTGCCGCACTCTCGGAGGGCCAATCACAAGAGCATACGGTGGGCACTACTTCAGCCCCGCTCAAGCGATCATCTTGGACGGCTTGCGCGCGACGATCCCGGGCGAAGCGAGCTGCCCTGAGATATACTTGGCCGCCCTCGTTATTGCAGCTTCGGAGTGTGTCGCCGCTCCGGGCCATACCGCTCAGCCATTTCAGCCAACTTCGACAGCAGCTCCATTCCTATTTGAGGCATGGCGGCGGGACATTTGGGGACACGCTCGGAGAGCTTTCCTCGATCTGTCGACAAGACACGCCAGGAGTAAGGGAAGCGCAGCGGTTTCTGATGCTCTCATAGTCGCAAAGAAGCTTGAAGAACGGGACGTCGTGTTCATTGATCCGCCCTACTCCGGGGTCCAATACAGCCGATTCTATCATGTGCTTGAGACGCTTGCCCGAGGCTCTGAAGTCACGCCCGAAGGAACTGGTCGATACCCGAGCTTTCAGGAGCGCCCGCATTCCCATTTTAGTCTGAAATCAAAGTCGCAAAGCGCCTTTGAGTCGTTGGCACGTGTCGTGGCAATCCAGGGCTCGACCTGCATCGTGACCTATCCAAGTGGGGAGTGCTCAAATGGACTTTCAGGGGACATGGTTATCGATACCCTGACCGGTCTATTCCAAGTGCAACGGATCGCAAACTCAAGCACCTTCTCAACGCTGGGAGGCAATGGAACGCAAAGAGCCGCCCGCTTGAGAGTTGACGAACTCATTCTCGTATGTACCCCTCGGTAG
- a CDS encoding DGQHR domain-containing protein yields MDWPFADTPLPPAVRSDIANRTNGIIEPTGPASISGDHWEHTMASPLPKTIPALKVLQWRNSWDAVETDATADRRPPPHQFYVMSVPAQLLRALSGVERRSVEERLKGGRDKGIQRTLDEDRSKEIASFVESGYPWSTLSAQKRNAPEYQDLKMPGWLPTAIVINVKLPEDARPSGKVQAQDLVSFRELDGVFAEMHLPGSMESLPWDPADSHPIEVIDGQHRLWAFDDLVLDDEFSLPVVAFLGLDLAWQAYLFYVINIKPKKINTSLAYDLYPLLREQDWLERGEIHIIYREARAQELTEALWSFPGSPWYQRINMLGEAGAAQVRQASWVRNLTATLVRRRSGPNVRIGGLFGTPDTAESQWNRTDQAAILISFWSSIQAQVKASDAPWASALREETTEAAFSDTDPAFTGRKTLLNTDQGVRGLLHIMNDVLMVSKERIGLSEWQTGLPNDRMTPEAIAHAIESLGKKSTVEEYLVLLATSLAGFDWRTSDAPGLEDDHVKTKKQTYRGSGGYKSLRQDLLDWLSQQDGIIGDDAEEATRRLSGEYSE; encoded by the coding sequence GTGGACTGGCCGTTCGCCGACACTCCACTTCCGCCAGCTGTGCGGAGCGACATCGCCAACAGGACGAATGGAATAATAGAACCCACAGGCCCCGCGAGCATATCCGGGGACCATTGGGAGCACACCATGGCCAGTCCTTTGCCAAAGACGATTCCCGCACTAAAGGTGCTTCAGTGGCGTAACTCCTGGGATGCCGTCGAGACCGACGCGACAGCCGACCGGAGACCACCTCCCCATCAGTTCTACGTGATGTCCGTCCCAGCTCAACTACTCAGGGCGCTGTCCGGAGTCGAGCGACGGTCGGTCGAGGAGCGTTTGAAGGGAGGACGTGATAAGGGAATCCAGAGAACCTTAGACGAGGATCGTTCCAAGGAGATAGCCAGCTTTGTCGAAAGCGGCTATCCGTGGTCTACTTTGTCGGCACAGAAGAGAAATGCGCCGGAGTATCAGGATCTGAAGATGCCTGGATGGCTGCCAACGGCGATCGTGATCAACGTCAAGCTGCCCGAGGACGCTCGGCCTAGCGGCAAAGTCCAGGCTCAGGATCTCGTCTCGTTTCGCGAGCTTGATGGCGTGTTCGCCGAGATGCATCTCCCTGGTTCGATGGAATCTCTGCCCTGGGACCCAGCGGACTCACATCCGATCGAGGTCATTGACGGTCAACACAGACTTTGGGCGTTTGACGACTTAGTCCTCGACGACGAATTTTCACTGCCCGTAGTAGCTTTCCTCGGCCTCGATCTAGCTTGGCAGGCATACCTGTTCTACGTCATCAACATTAAGCCAAAGAAGATCAATACAAGCCTTGCGTACGATCTCTATCCCTTGCTGCGAGAACAAGACTGGCTCGAACGCGGTGAAATCCACATAATCTATCGGGAAGCCCGCGCCCAAGAACTGACCGAGGCCCTGTGGTCGTTTCCTGGAAGCCCGTGGTATCAACGGATCAACATGCTTGGTGAGGCAGGAGCCGCACAGGTCCGTCAGGCTTCATGGGTGCGGAATCTTACGGCTACGCTGGTCCGAAGGCGATCCGGCCCAAACGTTCGGATTGGCGGCCTATTTGGAACTCCCGACACGGCTGAGTCTCAGTGGAATCGCACGGACCAAGCGGCCATTCTCATTTCCTTCTGGAGCTCGATTCAAGCGCAAGTGAAGGCATCCGACGCGCCTTGGGCGTCTGCCCTTCGAGAAGAAACCACAGAAGCCGCCTTCTCTGACACGGATCCTGCCTTCACCGGCCGCAAGACGCTTCTCAATACGGACCAGGGAGTGAGAGGTTTGCTCCACATCATGAATGACGTGCTGATGGTGAGCAAAGAGAGAATCGGGTTGTCTGAGTGGCAGACAGGACTCCCTAACGATCGGATGACCCCCGAGGCAATTGCTCATGCCATCGAGAGTCTCGGGAAGAAGTCAACCGTAGAGGAGTATCTAGTTTTGCTTGCTACGTCACTCGCTGGATTTGACTGGAGGACGTCCGACGCACCAGGTCTGGAAGATGATCATGTTAAGACCAAAAAGCAGACCTATCGTGGGAGTGGTGGATACAAATCCCTACGCCAAGACCTGCTCGATTGGCTGAGCCAACAGGATGGAATCATTGGCGATGATGCCGAGGAAGCCACCCGTCGGCTTTCAGGGGAATACAGTGAGTAG
- a CDS encoding menaquinone biosynthesis protein, producing MATVGSVPYVNARPLVDHFDQLGEDSPVQVLYAVPSALPEMLENGEADAILVSSIDALTVPGRRYVEGVCIGSRGPAESVRLFSKKPFEQIESVVLDQSSMTSNALAQIALTELYGLKPRLDKRPPDLHAMLKDHDAALLIGDLGMRADGAGLHVLDLGSAWTRLTGLPFVWALWTGSENLTPALAGHLQHACLNSLRELDEVIGRTIRRFGWEAGMCRRYLSETMNYRLESKDLEGLKLFGELCLRHGIVSAARIPRSQGPATAGTLA from the coding sequence ATGGCTACCGTCGGCTCGGTTCCCTACGTCAACGCCCGCCCGCTCGTCGATCACTTTGATCAGCTCGGCGAGGACTCGCCGGTGCAGGTGCTGTATGCGGTTCCCTCGGCCCTGCCCGAGATGCTGGAGAACGGCGAGGCCGACGCCATTCTCGTCTCGAGCATCGACGCGCTCACCGTTCCCGGCCGCCGCTATGTCGAAGGGGTCTGCATCGGCTCGCGCGGGCCCGCCGAAAGCGTTCGGCTCTTTAGCAAAAAACCCTTTGAGCAGATCGAGTCTGTGGTGCTCGACCAAAGCTCGATGACCAGCAACGCGCTGGCCCAGATCGCTCTGACCGAGCTCTATGGCCTGAAGCCTCGCCTGGACAAACGCCCTCCCGACCTGCATGCGATGCTCAAGGACCACGACGCGGCGCTCCTCATCGGTGACCTCGGGATGCGCGCCGACGGAGCGGGTCTGCACGTGCTCGACCTGGGATCGGCCTGGACCCGCTTGACGGGCCTTCCGTTCGTCTGGGCGCTCTGGACAGGGTCGGAGAATCTGACTCCAGCGCTCGCCGGACACCTGCAGCATGCCTGCTTGAACAGCCTAAGAGAACTGGATGAGGTCATCGGCCGGACGATCCGGCGCTTCGGTTGGGAAGCGGGCATGTGCCGCCGCTATCTCTCCGAAACGATGAACTACCGCCTGGAGTCAAAAGACCTCGAGGGTCTCAAGCTCTTCGGTGAGCTTTGCCTTCGCCATGGCATCGTCTCGGCGGCCAGAATCCCCAGGTCCCAGGGTCCCGCGACGGCCGGTACTCTGGCTTGA